A genomic stretch from Terriglobales bacterium includes:
- a CDS encoding MFS transporter produces the protein VRRTLPIRALLLLLGLVSLVGMPYAVLMPIFADQVLHGGARALGLLMGAAGVGALIGALTLAARTQLRGLGTWVAVSSLSFGAGLILFSYSRWFWASLLLLVPVGCALMVQMASSNTLIQAMVPDQLRGRVMAVYTMMFLGMAPLGALFAGALAERLGAPLTLALGGLGCIAGAATFWARWPALRVEARQMIVAQGLAGGDPAEEISTTRSAS, from the coding sequence CGTGCGCCGCACCCTGCCCATCCGTGCGCTGCTGCTGCTGCTGGGGCTGGTCAGTCTGGTCGGGATGCCCTACGCCGTGCTCATGCCCATCTTCGCCGACCAGGTCCTGCACGGGGGAGCGCGCGCCCTGGGACTGTTGATGGGAGCGGCCGGAGTGGGCGCTCTCATCGGCGCCCTCACCCTGGCGGCGCGCACGCAGCTGCGCGGGCTGGGGACCTGGGTGGCGGTCTCCTCGCTGAGCTTCGGCGCCGGCCTGATCCTGTTCTCCTATTCGCGCTGGTTCTGGGCCTCGCTGCTGCTGCTGGTGCCGGTGGGTTGCGCCCTGATGGTGCAGATGGCCTCGTCGAACACGCTCATCCAGGCCATGGTGCCCGACCAGTTGCGCGGCCGCGTGATGGCGGTCTACACCATGATGTTTCTGGGCATGGCGCCGCTGGGGGCGCTATTCGCGGGGGCGCTGGCCGAGCGCCTGGGCGCGCCCCTCACCCTAGCCCTGGGCGGCTTGGGGTGCATCGCGGGAGCGGCGACGTTCTGGGCACGCTGGCCCGCCCTCCGGGTAGAGGCGCGGCAGATGATCGTGGCCCAGGGCCTGGCGGGCGGAGACCCTGCGGAAGAGATCTCGACCACGCGCAGCGCGTCGTGA
- a CDS encoding membrane dipeptidase — MNRRQWLKTAGAAAAMSVGAPFLNRGRFRLFAFSTREYSARCRELVARSLVIDMLSQFKLGAYPDVLGGPDHSTVTWFSRPETFTAEDFARYRESGISVFHIGWGTRRGDPFDDAQKVFHAWNRFILAHAGEFLRITDPGLLAEVKRAGKVGILLGLQGADHFRTVEDIPLFFDLGQRVSQLTYNLPNRLGCGYESRPDTGLTAFGAEVVARMNQEGMAIDLSHCGDRTTLDALAASRRPVLFTHADCRALNPHPRNKSDEEIRKLAAGGGVIGITGVRMFVKAAEPVTLDDVLDHVDHVARLVGVEYVGMGSDIDLDGYDALPPALRAKMLTGYKSSPAFHGRGDIDGLNHPQRVFDLTEGLLRRGYSDSDIAGILGANFQRALDQIWR; from the coding sequence ATGAATCGCAGGCAATGGCTGAAGACAGCCGGGGCGGCCGCGGCAATGTCGGTGGGTGCGCCCTTCCTCAACCGCGGGCGCTTCCGCCTCTTTGCTTTTTCGACGCGGGAATACTCGGCCCGCTGCCGGGAGCTGGTCGCGCGCTCCCTGGTCATCGACATGCTCAGCCAGTTCAAGCTGGGCGCCTATCCCGACGTGCTGGGCGGCCCCGACCATTCCACCGTCACCTGGTTCTCGCGGCCCGAGACTTTCACCGCGGAAGACTTCGCGCGCTACCGGGAGTCCGGCATCAGCGTCTTCCACATCGGCTGGGGGACGCGCCGCGGCGATCCCTTCGACGACGCGCAGAAGGTCTTCCACGCCTGGAACCGCTTCATCCTGGCGCACGCCGGCGAGTTCCTGCGCATCACCGACCCCGGCCTCCTGGCCGAGGTCAAGCGCGCGGGCAAGGTCGGCATCCTGCTGGGGCTGCAGGGCGCCGACCACTTCCGCACGGTCGAGGACATCCCCCTCTTCTTCGATCTGGGCCAGCGCGTCTCGCAGCTCACCTACAACCTGCCCAACCGCCTGGGCTGCGGCTACGAGTCCCGCCCCGACACCGGCCTCACCGCCTTCGGCGCCGAGGTGGTGGCGCGCATGAACCAGGAGGGCATGGCGATCGATCTCTCCCACTGCGGCGACCGCACCACCCTGGACGCGCTGGCGGCCTCGCGCCGCCCCGTGCTCTTCACCCACGCCGACTGCCGCGCCCTCAATCCCCATCCCCGCAACAAGAGCGACGAGGAGATCCGCAAGCTGGCCGCGGGCGGCGGCGTCATCGGCATCACCGGGGTGCGCATGTTCGTGAAGGCGGCGGAGCCGGTCACGCTCGACGACGTGCTCGACCACGTGGACCACGTGGCCCGGCTGGTCGGGGTGGAATACGTCGGCATGGGCAGCGACATCGATCTGGACGGCTACGACGCGCTGCCCCCAGCGCTGCGCGCCAAGATGCTCACCGGCTACAAGTCGAGCCCCGCCTTCCATGGCCGCGGCGACATCGACGGCCTCAACCATCCCCAGCGCGTCTTCGATCTCACGGAAGGCTTGCTGCGCCGCGGCTACTCCGACAGCGACATCGCCGGCATCCTGGGCGCGAACTTCCAGCGCGCCCTGGACCAGATCTGGCGTTAA